A region of the Muricauda sp. MAR_2010_75 genome:
TTTGAAAAAAAACGTAAGCATGACCAAAAACAAAAGTGCAGGTATAGTTTTCATTGAGATATTATTTAAACGTTGTACAGAGTTTAATCAATCTGTATTTTAATAATCAAGGGCAAGAAATCATTTCTTGCCCTTGATGTTTTGTTTTAATATCCAGGATTCTGCTCTAAAAAGCCTTCTTCACTGGAAGCTCCATCAATCGCTCTTTGCGGAATCGGGAACAATCTTTTGTTTACATCGCTATCGGTCTTTTCTGTCCAGCTATCTTCGTATTTGCTAAAACGTATTTGATAATTTCTTCTGAAACCTTCCCAATACAATTCAAATCCAGTTTCACGATATAAACTCTCGATGTCAATCGATGTCAAAGCTTCAGGAGTTTGCTCTGGTCGAGCAGACCTGGAAGCTCTAAGCGTATTGATATCGGCCAATGCACCAGCATTATCACCTTTTCTCAGTTTGGCCTCAGCACGCATCAAATAAATCTCCCCCAAACGCATCAATACCACATCAACACTGCTGTAAGAACAGCAGTTGGTCGATGTACTGCTAAACTGATATTTCGAGAAACGATGTCCCGTGTTGTGCAGGCTTCCTTCCGCAGTAAAATCTACTTGTAAATTGTGGTCAACATAACGAATATCAGCTCCACTAGTTCGTCTATTGATTACAGGATAAATTCTAACGGTACCATCATCACAGGTCATAATATTACCGCTTTCATCTTTTCGAGGTCCCCAGATAATACCACGAATGATGCCTCTATCTACTTGAAAATCTTCCGCTTCAACACAGTAAAAGTGGTCTTCATCATTGGTTGGATTCACCCCGCTCAAATCTTGTAAACCTTCAGGAATAATGGTGTTTTCTTGAAAAAATCTAGCATCTGCCTCGGCAGGATCAACATCGCCATAGGCATCTACCCAAGTTTGGTAAAAATCAGGCGTTGCCGCAACAGCATCGGTACCTCTTGAACTGGGCACTTCTGGTCTTGGCACTTGGTCACCCGACATGGACCAATATGCCCAACGGCTATGCTCTGTTTCAAGAACACCTCTTTGGTCAAGTGCAAAAATCAGCTCGGGATTGTTATGATTGTCATCATTGAACAATTCAAAATATTCGGCAGACAATGTATATGGTCCTGCAATGATGTCGTTGGTGTATTGAATTACCTTATCCATATCTTCTTGTCTAAAATCAGGCGTACCATAAGGATCACGATAAACTGCAGCATTTAAATACAAACGTGCCAATAATGTTCTAACCGCATCTTGCGTCAATCTAGCCGGACCTTTATTGGTATTGATAACATCGACAACAGATAAAAGCTCGCTTTCAATATAGTCGATGGCCTCTTGCCCCCTTAAGATTTCGGAAATCTCATCAGAACTTTCCTTCTTAAAAACCAAGCCCCAGTTATCAAGCATCAACATGTTGAGATATGCCTTCATGGCAATCATTTCGTTAAGCGCATCAGCGGCTTGTGCATTACCACCTTCGGCTTCTGGCTGCAACCTTTCCTTGGCAATTACCGCTCTTGATATGCCCAAGGCGATATTGGTCCAAGAATCTCCCACCAAACTGTTGCTGGGTGTCATCAGATGTTGATGGACAGCGATAAATTTTCCTCCATCGTACCAATCGGTACCACCTCTGTAAGGAAGGATAGCCTCATCGGAAGCCACTTCTTGAAGGCCAAAATTCACCGTATGAAACCATACATAACGAAGTATGCCATATACCGGTGCAATTGAGCCACTCACGACCTCAGCCTCTCCGGTACCGGTTAGAGACTCATCAAGAACTTCTTCTTCCAAATCTGTACAGCCCAGAAAAGCGAACAGGAAAACTATTATGGAAAGCTTTTTACTAAAAATTTTATTTTTCATCTTATACTATTTTAAAATCGCTAGTTGATTAAAAGGTTAGATTAAGGCCCACTAAAAAGGTTCTTGCCTTGGGATAGGTAAAATAATCCACCCCGAATGTTTGGATACCGGCAGAGGTTGAACCTGTATTGACTTCGGGGTCAAATCCAGAATAATCTGTAATCGTAAATAAATTTTGACCAGTTACGGAAAGTCTAATGTTTTGAACGACATCTTCAAGGCCCAACTTCTCCGCACTCAAATTATAACCAAGTGTTGCGTTGTTCAACCTTAGGAATGAACCATCTTCCAAATAACGTGTAGAAACCGTATTGGCATTACTGGTAGATTCATTGGGATATTGAACGGCAAAATCTGTAGTATTGACTGATCTTGATAATTGTGCTTTTGTAAAAAGCGACATTTTTGTGTGGTTATATATTTTGTTACCTGCCACACCGTTAAAATTCAATCCCAAATCAAAGGCCTTGTATTTTAGGTTGATGTAGTAAGCGTAAATCAATTTTGGTATTGCGCTTCCGACAACGGTTCGGTCATCATCTAAAATGGCACCATCTCCATTAACATCTTTGAACACATTTAGTCCATCATCTCCTATACCTTCAAATTGAAACATATAAAAAGCGCCGATAGGTTCATCATTTATGTAACCGTTAATGGTAGCACCCGTTTGACCCGAACCCTGAGCCGCACCTGTTGTAAGTACCGTGTAGGGTGAATTTTTTACTTTATTCTGAATGTAGGTGATGTTACCTCCAATATTGTATGAGAAATCACTTGATGTATCACTGTTATAATCCAAAGTCAATTCAATACCGTTGTTTTGAATTTTCATATCATCTATATTGTCCCAATACGTTGCCGTAGGCTCAACAGGGTCAGCAGGTACCACTTCCAATAATATGTTTGAGGATTGCTTGTTGAAATAGTCCAAGGAACCTGATAATCGATAGTCCTGAAGGGCAAAATCGACACCCACATTAACTGCTGTAGAAACCTCCCACTGTAAATCTGGATTGGCCAATCGAGTATAGACAATACCGTAAGGGTAACCATCTATAGAGTTGGAATCCGTATCAATAGGATAAGTGCTAAGGCTACCTGCCCCAGTCAACAATCTATCTTCGGAATAACTGGCCTGGGTAATTTTAGAAGGAATTTCCTGATTACCAGTTTGGCCCCAGCTGATGCGTAACTTTAAATTATCGAACACCGAACTTTCCATAAATTTTTCATTGCTCACATTCCAACCAAGTGCAAAAGAGGGGAAATAGCCGTACTTTCTGTTCTTACCAAACTTTGAAGATCCATCTGCACGAACAGTTGCAGTAAGCAAATATCTATCATCATAAGAATAGTTTACCCTGCCGAAATAGGATTGAAGTTCATTTTTGACAGCCGATGAACTAACAGTGGTTGGATACTGTGCTGAACTTGTTTGATCTTGGTAAATTGGATCAACGTTGTTATCGGCAAAGCCACGATATGAAAACTGCCTGACCTCATCCATAAATTTTTGATATGAATGACCTGCCAAAATTGTAAGATTATGCACATCTTGATTCCAGTTGTATGTTAGGGTGTTTTCGGTCAGTTGATTGGAGTTTGCACTAAGAATGGTTACTACATCACCGTTTGAAATATCGGATTCATTTACCACCAAAGTATAAGGCTTATACTGTCTATCCCTATGGGTTTCAGAATAATCAATACCATAATTCAATTTATAGGTAAGTCCTTTTACAATTTCAACAGAAGGAGAAATACTGGCCAAAATTCGATTGTTGGCAGCTTTGTCGCTAAAGATGTTATATCGGGTAATAGGGTTTAGTGCGTTGGTGTTCAACAAGGTTGGCACGCCATTGGTGTAGGCGGGGACTGTAGGATTAAGACCCAACATATCACTGATAGTGGATCCTATATCTGGTCGTAAATTTTCAGTACGGGTCGCGGTTAAATTATAATCAATATTCACCTTGCCATTAAAGGCTTTTTGATTCATATTTAATTTGCCTGAATAGCGCTCTAAATCACTATTCTTCAAAATACCTTCTTGATCTTGGTAACCGAAAGAAGCGAAGTATGAGAATTTTTCACTGTTGGCCCCACTCATTGATACATTTATATTTTTTGTAATACCCGTTTGCGAAAGTTCTTCTTGCCAATCTGTACTGCCGCCATAATCTTCTAAAGAACCACCAGTAGCCACTACTTGATTTCTGAACTCATCTGCGGTGAAAACGTCGATTGTATTTGACATAGAAGCTGCGGCGGTGGACAAAGTAAAGTTCACTTCTGTTCTTCCAACTCTTCCTCTTTTAGTGGTAATTACGATAACACCATTTGATGCTCTAGAACCATAAACTGCAGTCGCACTTGCATCCTTCAAGACATCAATACTTTCTATATCGCTTGGATTGAGAAAGTTCAAAGGATTTGTCGCCACTCCATTGGATGAATTATCCAACAGAAATCCATCAACAACATATAGCGGCTGGGTACCAGATCGCAAACTACCGATACCCCTGATAATCACATTTTGTGAAGCTCCAGGTTCACCGCTATTTGCAGCAATGTTTACCCCAGCCATTTTACCTTGTAAAAGTTCGCCAGGGTTTGTGACCACACCCTTGTTAAAGTCCTCGCTTTTTACTGAAGCAATGGCACCTGTTATATCAGACCTTTTTTGGGTTCCATAACCCACGACAACCACATCTTCAAGCTGGGTTGCGTCAGCATCTAATTGAATTTCAATTCTAGATTGTCCGTTTACGGAAACTTCTTTGGTGGTGTATCCTATATAGGATATCTGAATTGTAGCATTAGCAGCAACCTCTATTTCAAAATTGCCATCAAAATCAGTTGTGGTACCATTTGAGGTGCCTTTTTCCAAAACAGATGCTCCGGGCAAAGGCGCCCCTGTTTCGTCGACAACGATACCGGTTACCGTTTGCTGTTCAAACACTAAAATAGAAGCGGAAACGTTTTTAGTGCTATAAAATTCTTTTTCTGTATTTTTATTTGGTCGGTTTAAGGAACTGCCGCCGTAGGCAACAGTACATATCATCCAAGCTGACGCACAGATGATTTTAGATAATAAAATTTTCGAATACATAGTTTAAGTATTGGATTACGCTGAGTTTTTCGATGCTTTTTTTAAGAGCCTGTTGCCGCAGGCTCTTTTTTATTTTTGCCCAAAAATAGTCTATATGTAGAAGCGCATTGTTAACAATATTTTAGGATTGCATCAACTAAAAAACAACTGGAAAGCACCAATTTTAAGTCTATGTAATTTTTACGTAAAGTGGTATTTGCCCTAAACAAACCAATGGGTCTGGTTCATCTACAGTTGAATAAGGAACTTGGCTTTATAACCCCAAAGCTTCTAATATTTTATGATGTATTTCGGTGTTTTCGTATACTCCGCGAAACAATTGCGATTGTGGGCCGTAAGCAAATACGGGAACAAAAATGCCTGTATGGTCATTCGTTGTAAAATCTGCTTCAACCTCTTTGTCTTTTACATTGCCTTGCGGTATGGTCAAGCCTCCCGTTTCATGATCTGCGGTAATAATGACCAAAGTGTTTTTAACATCGTCAGCAAAACGCAGGGCTTCTGAAACAGCTTTGTCAAAGGCAATACTTTCATCAATAATACCATCTATTTTGTTGGCATGCCCGTAGGAATCAATTTTTGCTCCCTCTACCATTAGAAAAAAGGGAGTTTGACTTTTCTGAAATTTATTCAATATCGAACGAACAGCATCTTGAATTGGTAGGACAGTATTTTCTTTTGGAAAGAAATAGGCCATCTTATTGGTTTCAGAAGTTTCAAGCATCTTCAAGTTATCTGCGATTTTAAAACCTAAATATTCTTGTCCGCTAACTTTATCTTGATTTCCTGTTGCAACAAAAAAATCCAATTTGCTTGTTTCCAAATCATGTAAGATTTCCTCGCTCATAGAGCGTTCGATTTGATGGGCGAAAAAGGAAGCGGGTGTAGCCCCTGAAATTTCATCAGTGGTTACAATTGCCGTCGTAAAATTTTTCGCTTGCAAAAGTTCCATGACATTCGGGACTTTTTTACCATTCAAATCAACCCCAATAGCCCTATTTGCAGTTTTTGTACCGGTAGCCATAGCTGTTGCTCCAGCAGCAGAATCGGTCGTAAAATCATCGGCCGATTGTGTTTTCGAAAAACCAATGTTTTTAAGCTGTGTTAAGCTAAGAGAACCTCCATTTGCCAATGCCGTAGCCGATATTTGAGCCAACCCATTTCCATCGCCAATCATAAGAATAATGTTTTTAGGCACCTCATCAGACCCATCATTCTCAAAATTTGGCAGATAGGGTTCGTGTTTTTCTTGATTCACATAAACCCGTTGTGACAATGAATTCACATATTGAACACACTCAAAGGGGCGGTCTGTATTGATAAAATTTACACCTAGATCCGCCATTGCCTTCCATGAGGTTTTAGAATCCGGTGTAGCCCAAAACCGAAAAGGCTTTTTAAAGGAATGGGCTTTTTCAACAACGCTGTCCACAAGAACCAAATCGTGTTTTGTTAATCTTCCCAAGCCATTCCAATCAGAAAAATTTCGAAAACTCAGGCTAATCAATCCGATTTTATCCAATAGCTCCTTATTTTTTATGGGACGCAGATCTTGATAGTCAAAAAGAATAAAATGAGGGTAATTACTATAATCTTCAACTTTTGGTCGGTTTCCGGAAATTACAATTGAGATATTCTTGTTGTTTATGATTGTGGGATACTTTTTTAATTCCTTCACAATCGCATCCAAGGTTGTATATGCCTCAGATTTTAAATCAATAAGCAATTGCAATTTTTTATTGGGAATCAGGTTCAACTGCAAAAATTCATTTATTGGCTTTAAGTATAAGCTTTCAAGGGTTCTATCCTCTATAATATGCTCTTTTTCATGTGCTACCATCAGCTTTCCACCCATTAAAAAAACATCAGATTCCACCGACAACACACCTGCAGATATGGCTTTCCAAAATGGCACATCTTGCAGATAATCGTTATGTGAATGAACAGCAGGATCTTGTCCATTTACCCATAAAAATGTGAGAAACAGAAATAGAGGCGTAAAATATTTTTTGCTTTTCATGGGAAGGTGATTAAAAAGAATAACCGGCACAAGAATGTACCGGTCATTAAACTAACTCAAACTAACTTAAAATCATCAATGATGTCAAAATTGATGATATTTTCAGAAGTTAGTTTTAACTTAATGTCAAGTTAAGTTTAAATTGATAGCCAGAAAAAGTCGGCCACATTGGCAAAACGCAAATTGATTGCGAAATAGCAAAACATTTCATAAAAATACTTTTTTCAGACTGCCTATTATGCCTGACATTGTATCTAATTAGAAGCAACATCTCCCGATGCGTTGTTGGAATAGGTATTACCCGATTGGGATAGATTATTGCCTCCCTGAACAAAATCAACACCCCAGCCACCACTGTCCTTAACAGAACTGTTTTGTAGCGTCAAATTTGCACCGCATGTCATTACGATGTTACAGGAACATTTTCGACAAGGAAGGATTCGAAGTGGCGAATGACCTGGTCAATGACCTTGGTCGTTTGATAAACTTCAACAATGTCAAGGATCTGTCCATGGGAGAAAATCAGATCATGCTTACCGAAAACTCTCCTAAGATCTATACAACTTTTGTCAATGTGACCTGACTATGGGAAACCAAGGCCAGGGAACTTGCCGTGCAAATCGGGTTAAAGGTCACCTCACAAAAGAACACCCCTGCAAGGAGAAAGGATAGAGGAATGGGGTTATAATCAATCCAAGCCCTGATCATCCTATCCAACACTTGCAACTTAACTGTACAGACCAATCCGTACTATAGACCTTCAAATCGGTTTTTAGATCGTTTCATAGATTGAATGCAGTATCATAAGTATATATCATATCCAATAACATCTGTTCAAAACAACTCTCTTAAAACTTTATCGTGGATTTTGAAATACCTTAGAAAGGAAACTGATTGAACAAGAACTTTGAACCTAAGTCCATTTCAACTAGCTTTACTTGAAATTGCCTCCATAATTATCCCCTGAAGTTGTAAAAACCCAAACAGGACAGCAAAACCAGATTCTTATTTTCCATCCTATCGTGTTCCGCTGTACCCAAAAGAACCCCTTACATCCGAATTAAATTAATCTGTGCCCTCTAATGAACCATTGCATTTTTGTCATCAGAGGAGGCACCCCGTTGGGTGTTTTTTGTGGAAAGAGAAAAAGCGGAAAGGGTTGGATATTTCCTTGGATTCCCTAGTGTTCCCTAAATAATCGTATAATTTCAATCACTTAATATTGAAAATGGATGTGGTCGCAATGTTCTTGGAATACTTTTTCGCCCTTTGAAAAAGAGAGGATATGATATCGGCTACAGAGTCGATACTGGAACAAGGCTGTAACAAAGAACAGAAAATTGAGTCTCCTAAACGACAAGGGACTTTCCTTTATCATTTAGTCCTGTGTGAAACTGCCTTTGAAATTTCTAAAGGGTTGGGACAATAACCCTAAGGTCGTTGGTTCGAATCCAGTCCTCGCTGGTAAGGACATGGCTTCCGAGGAATCGGGGGGCTTTCTTATTTCTTCTCTAAAACAAATTTTTGTTCCTAGGCTACGGACTTTTCCATACCTCAAGAAGATTTAAATTGGTCAATACCCCCAGAAAATGATCGTTCCATATAACGAAAATAGGGTTCAATGCCATTGAAAGTGCAATGACCGAAGCAAAAGGGCGAGAAGGAATTTCGATTCCATCAACTCCCAAAGCAACTTTCTTTGTCCCTCCCAAATCGCTTTCAAATTGAGATTGTTTTATAAAAGTTAATGGTCTTTTTCGATACTCCCATGGTCTTCTCCAGTGCCGAAAATGATCTCCCTTTGAGAATATACCGATTCGATAAGCCCGATTTCTAGGTCCGTACCGCGTTCAAGCACCCTTACTATGATAAAATCCCTGTCCTTTTCAGCATCCAACAGGTTCAGGTCCATATCCCAAAAGGTAGTAGCGTTCAAATAATCTTTATTGAGACTTTATTTTTCCAAGCCTTTGATTCCAATTGACAACATTTACAATTTAACCCGTTTATTTTCAATCATTACAAATATACAAATTGTTGTCGCCAGTCTCCACGGTGTCAATATTTCCAAGTCCCAAGGTGTTTACCGTACCCCGGAATGTATCGGCCATCATATTCTTTACCCCAGTAGTGTTCATCAAGCGTTTGGCTTGGGCTTCAACGGCACTCATGATCTGCCGTTCAAAATAGGTGGTAAGACCGGGTAAAAAAGCCTGTACGGGGCCGTTTATGGTAAAATGTCCCTTCAATTCGGTACCTGTGGCTTCGAACGCAATGGAATTGTTGTGGACAATGGGCTTTAATTCAATAATAAGCTCCCGATTTCCCATCCAGTTGATATCAGGGGCGCGACTGTCCTCATATCGGTTTATACACCCCGGGCATTTTCCTTTTATCTCGCTACGATCCCCTTCAAAGGTAATCTTCAGATAAAACCTTCTGTTCTGCTCATCAAAGGTAGCAACAGCTTTGGTTGAGTTTACATTATTCATGAAATACACCCAATCATGGGCTGGCTTTTTAACCTTGTAATCGGAAATTGACAACCTTTGTGTTTGGCCGTTAAAACGGATATACGAATCTTCCCTGTCTAACTTAATGCTAAGTGTATGGCCAAGGACCTTGGTGAGAATGGTGTTGACCTTGGCAGCCGCCAATGGCTTACAACCTTTGGTCTCCTTAAGCTGTACTACCGCCTTTTGTGTATTGGCAGGAATTGCCCTTACCTCAGAGGGCTTCTTTATGGGCTTCTTAACCGTGGTGGTAGTCGGTTTTTTGGGCACAAACTGGGCCTGACCCAAACATGGGCCAAGGAGCAGCATTAGTACAATGAGTATTTCTAGAGTCTTCATAATTAGCCCCTGTCCTAAAAAGGAATACCTATCAGGGGTGAATAGGTTTTTTAATGGTTAATGTCTAGCGATGTTCCCTTTCCATGGGAACCGTACCTTGATGATATTATTTTGAGAATGCCGTTAACACCGTGGTACCCTGCAATTTTCCGTTGGCATTGTAATATTCATTCTTTACCATGCCCACACCCTCTGCCAGCCATGTTTTTTGAATCCCTTTTTGGTTGGCCACCATCATTTTAACCTGTGAGGTCTGTGTAATGGCCACGCACTTAAATGTGCCTGCTGGAGTTGTAATGGTTTCCATGCCAATTACCTTTCTATCGGTTATCCGGGTCTCCATGTTCATTTTCATGGCCCCCATGTCCATAGTAATGTTAACCGAAGCATCTGCCAGAGTCTGTCCAGGTGTCAGTGTATTGGGAATCTCCACATTGGTGCCGATGATCGTTGCGTCCCCATTTTGAAACTGTTGCATCCTTGCAGAGTTCATCAACGATTTAAAGTCCATGGTCACCGTGGAACCGTCACATCTCATATCAAACTCGTTTGTCATAATGACCTGTCCTTTCTTGTCAAATAACTCTGAATTGATCGTTGCCGTTGTGGCCCCTCCCGTTTGGGATACATTGCCCAC
Encoded here:
- a CDS encoding DUF6922 domain-containing protein, translating into MNATTFWDMDLNLLDAEKDRDFIIVRVLERGTDLEIGLIESVYSQREIIFGTGEDHGSIEKDH
- a CDS encoding alkaline phosphatase — protein: MKSKKYFTPLFLFLTFLWVNGQDPAVHSHNDYLQDVPFWKAISAGVLSVESDVFLMGGKLMVAHEKEHIIEDRTLESLYLKPINEFLQLNLIPNKKLQLLIDLKSEAYTTLDAIVKELKKYPTIINNKNISIVISGNRPKVEDYSNYPHFILFDYQDLRPIKNKELLDKIGLISLSFRNFSDWNGLGRLTKHDLVLVDSVVEKAHSFKKPFRFWATPDSKTSWKAMADLGVNFINTDRPFECVQYVNSLSQRVYVNQEKHEPYLPNFENDGSDEVPKNIILMIGDGNGLAQISATALANGGSLSLTQLKNIGFSKTQSADDFTTDSAAGATAMATGTKTANRAIGVDLNGKKVPNVMELLQAKNFTTAIVTTDEISGATPASFFAHQIERSMSEEILHDLETSKLDFFVATGNQDKVSGQEYLGFKIADNLKMLETSETNKMAYFFPKENTVLPIQDAVRSILNKFQKSQTPFFLMVEGAKIDSYGHANKIDGIIDESIAFDKAVSEALRFADDVKNTLVIITADHETGGLTIPQGNVKDKEVEADFTTNDHTGIFVPVFAYGPQSQLFRGVYENTEIHHKILEALGL
- a CDS encoding RagB/SusD family nutrient uptake outer membrane protein → MKNKIFSKKLSIIVFLFAFLGCTDLEEEVLDESLTGTGEAEVVSGSIAPVYGILRYVWFHTVNFGLQEVASDEAILPYRGGTDWYDGGKFIAVHQHLMTPSNSLVGDSWTNIALGISRAVIAKERLQPEAEGGNAQAADALNEMIAMKAYLNMLMLDNWGLVFKKESSDEISEILRGQEAIDYIESELLSVVDVINTNKGPARLTQDAVRTLLARLYLNAAVYRDPYGTPDFRQEDMDKVIQYTNDIIAGPYTLSAEYFELFNDDNHNNPELIFALDQRGVLETEHSRWAYWSMSGDQVPRPEVPSSRGTDAVAATPDFYQTWVDAYGDVDPAEADARFFQENTIIPEGLQDLSGVNPTNDEDHFYCVEAEDFQVDRGIIRGIIWGPRKDESGNIMTCDDGTVRIYPVINRRTSGADIRYVDHNLQVDFTAEGSLHNTGHRFSKYQFSSTSTNCCSYSSVDVVLMRLGEIYLMRAEAKLRKGDNAGALADINTLRASRSARPEQTPEALTSIDIESLYRETGFELYWEGFRRNYQIRFSKYEDSWTEKTDSDVNKRLFPIPQRAIDGASSEEGFLEQNPGY
- a CDS encoding TonB-dependent receptor — encoded protein: MYSKILLSKIICASAWMICTVAYGGSSLNRPNKNTEKEFYSTKNVSASILVFEQQTVTGIVVDETGAPLPGASVLEKGTSNGTTTDFDGNFEIEVAANATIQISYIGYTTKEVSVNGQSRIEIQLDADATQLEDVVVVGYGTQKRSDITGAIASVKSEDFNKGVVTNPGELLQGKMAGVNIAANSGEPGASQNVIIRGIGSLRSGTQPLYVVDGFLLDNSSNGVATNPLNFLNPSDIESIDVLKDASATAVYGSRASNGVIVITTKRGRVGRTEVNFTLSTAAASMSNTIDVFTADEFRNQVVATGGSLEDYGGSTDWQEELSQTGITKNINVSMSGANSEKFSYFASFGYQDQEGILKNSDLERYSGKLNMNQKAFNGKVNIDYNLTATRTENLRPDIGSTISDMLGLNPTVPAYTNGVPTLLNTNALNPITRYNIFSDKAANNRILASISPSVEIVKGLTYKLNYGIDYSETHRDRQYKPYTLVVNESDISNGDVVTILSANSNQLTENTLTYNWNQDVHNLTILAGHSYQKFMDEVRQFSYRGFADNNVDPIYQDQTSSAQYPTTVSSSAVKNELQSYFGRVNYSYDDRYLLTATVRADGSSKFGKNRKYGYFPSFALGWNVSNEKFMESSVFDNLKLRISWGQTGNQEIPSKITQASYSEDRLLTGAGSLSTYPIDTDSNSIDGYPYGIVYTRLANPDLQWEVSTAVNVGVDFALQDYRLSGSLDYFNKQSSNILLEVVPADPVEPTATYWDNIDDMKIQNNGIELTLDYNSDTSSDFSYNIGGNITYIQNKVKNSPYTVLTTGAAQGSGQTGATINGYINDEPIGAFYMFQFEGIGDDGLNVFKDVNGDGAILDDDRTVVGSAIPKLIYAYYINLKYKAFDLGLNFNGVAGNKIYNHTKMSLFTKAQLSRSVNTTDFAVQYPNESTSNANTVSTRYLEDGSFLRLNNATLGYNLSAEKLGLEDVVQNIRLSVTGQNLFTITDYSGFDPEVNTGSTSAGIQTFGVDYFTYPKARTFLVGLNLTF